In Halanaerobium praevalens DSM 2228, the DNA window TTTCAAAATAGCTAAAAAAATTACAAAGATGGTTGAAGAAAATAATTATCATCTCCAATTATATATTAATGATACTCTTTATGTTCGCCATGAAAATGAGATTACTGAAAAATATACTAAAATTTCTGGAATTGCACCTAACTCTGTGGGCAGTTTAAATGACTTTTTAGAAGAAGAACCTACCAAAATGTTAATTATTGAAGAAGATGAAGCAAAACAAATTGAAATAAATAATTTTTTAAAGCAAAATTTTAATGGTGAAATTGAATTAGCTTCTTCTTATCCTTCTTTTATTGAGATTACTAAAAAAGGAATGTCAAAAGCAGTTCCATTAAAAAAAATAGCTCAAAGATTTGGGATCAAGCAAAAAGAAATAATGGCTTTTGGTGATGGCTTAAATGATTTAAAAATGATAGAATGGGCAGGCCGTGGAGTTGCTATGCAAAATGCTCATCCAGAACTAAAGGCTAAAGCAGATGATATTGCTCTTAATAACAGTAATTTAGGTATAGCTAGGTATTTAAAAAAAGAATTTAAACTTGATTTAGAGCTTAATTAAATTTATTTTGGTTCTAGCTATTGTGAATTATGCATTTTTTAATTATTTATGTTATAATTAATTAAAAGTTGTGTCTTTTTTAGACTCTGCTTGGAGGTGCTTGCTTGGAAATATTTTCGGTTTTAAAATTCACTTTCAAAAGATTTTATGAAGATTTATTTAAATTAGCTTTATTAAGTATAATTTGGTTTATTATTAGTGCAAGTCTTTTATTTCTGATCTTTATTGGTCTAAATAGTGGTTGGTATTTTCTTTTATTATTACCATTATTATTTTTAGGACCTATTTTTTTGACTTTTCTTTATGCTGGTAATCAAATTTTAACTAAAGGAAGTACTTCTTTTAAGTCACTTTTAGTTTTTTTAAAAGCTAATTTTGGACGTGGCTTTTTTATATTTATTGTTTCTATTACTTTGTATATAATTTTTATAGTAGATTTAAGATTTTTTCTAATCAAAGGTCAAGCAAATATTTGGCTTCTAGCTTTTGCTTTTTTATTTGCTTATTTAATTATTTATTTTTCTGTTTATCAAGCTTATATCTGGAGTCTTTTAGTTATTCAACAAAATAGAAATCTAAAAGAAATTTGCAAAAATGCCTTAGTACTTAGTTTAGATAATATAATATTTTCTTTAATTTGGTTTTTAGCAATTTTCTTATTAATAATTGTTTTAACTATAATTGGAATAGGACTTCCACTTGGATTTATTGGAATTATTGGTTTATTAATGCTGCAGGGAACTAAAACAATGCTGGGGAAATATTAAATTATTTTTTCAATTTGTTGTGAAGGGAGAATATTATGCAAGAATATTATTTAGGACTTGATTTAGGAGGAACTAAAATCCTAACTGGTCTAGCAGATGATAAAGGAAAGATTATAACAAGATCAAGAAGAGATACTGAAGCTGAGCTTGGTGAAGATAAAATAATAAAGAATATGATTAAGACTATAAAAGATGTTTTAAATAAGGCAAATGTTAATAAAAATCAAATTAGAGCCTTGGGAATTGGTAGTCCTGGCCCTTTGGATGCTCAAAAGGGAATTATAATTGAAAATTCTAATTTGCCTTGGAAAAATGTACCTTTAGTAAAAAAAATTGAATCTGCTTTAGGAATTAAAACTTTACTTAAAAATGACGCAAATGCAGCTGCTTTAGGTGAAAAATGGTTTGGAGCTGGTAAAGATGTTGATAATTTAGTTTATCTTACAATTTCAACTGGAGTTGGCGGAGGAGCTATTATTAATAAAAAATTATTTACTGGAGTTAATGATAATGCCTGTGAATTAGGTCATACTATTATTGATCCTAATGGTCCTTTATGTGGTTGTGGAAATCATGGTTGTTTAGAAGCTTTTGCAGCAGGTACTTCTATTGCCAAAAGAGCTAGAGAAGCAGCAGCAGCAGGAAAAAGTAAAAAAATATTAGATTTAGCTGATAATATTATTTCAGATATTGATGCTGTCATTTGTGCTCAAGC includes these proteins:
- a CDS encoding ROK family protein; translation: MQEYYLGLDLGGTKILTGLADDKGKIITRSRRDTEAELGEDKIIKNMIKTIKDVLNKANVNKNQIRALGIGSPGPLDAQKGIIIENSNLPWKNVPLVKKIESALGIKTLLKNDANAAALGEKWFGAGKDVDNLVYLTISTGVGGGAIINKKLFTGVNDNACELGHTIIDPNGPLCGCGNHGCLEAFAAGTSIAKRAREAAAAGKSKKILDLADNIISDIDAVICAQAAYQGDQVAKDIFQNAGYYLGLGLANVINIFNTEMIILGGGVMKASDLFLDKALATMKEFALAGSLELVTVKEAELGSDIGLMGAIAVAMEARLIKND
- a CDS encoding Cof-type HAD-IIB family hydrolase yields the protein MKTKMIVFDLDGTLLNDEHQLDSKTIAAIKLLRKKGIKTMIATGRMYCSAQPHIEKLEIKEPAITYNGALVVNPENQESIFHAPIPFKIAKKITKMVEENNYHLQLYINDTLYVRHENEITEKYTKISGIAPNSVGSLNDFLEEEPTKMLIIEEDEAKQIEINNFLKQNFNGEIELASSYPSFIEITKKGMSKAVPLKKIAQRFGIKQKEIMAFGDGLNDLKMIEWAGRGVAMQNAHPELKAKADDIALNNSNLGIARYLKKEFKLDLELN